Genomic segment of Dehalobacter sp. 12DCB1:
AAAGACCCAAACACCCTTGTAGACGTCGTTGTTTTTAGGAGCTTTTTTAGCTTTTTTGGTGACTTCTATCGCACTGTTCGGACAAGCTTTGCTACAGGCTCCGCAGCCAGTACAATTATCCTTTAATTTCGCAATACCAGCAACAATCTCTATAGCGCCAAAAGGACATCTATCAACACAAGCGCCGCAGCCATTACATTGATTTTCTTGAATCTTTACACTCATTTTTCTGCTCCTCCCTTATACGATTTCAGCGGCCTGCAGCTTCTTAATCAGCAAATTACATAGTTGTTCGTCTGTTTCACCTTTAAGCAGTTCACTCTGAATTTTCACTTCAGGCGTAAAAATCTGCATTACCTGGGTGCAGGAGCCGTTCAGTCCGGTCTTTTCGGCAGGAGCTTCAATATCCGCAGCAGACCAGGTTGATACCGGCATTCTTGAGGCTTTGATCGAACCTTTAACGCTCGGATACCTTGGTTCTCCGATTGCTTTATCAACTGCGATGACGGCAGGCAATTGAACTTTGATCACTTCAAATCCGCCTTCAAAGGCACGTTCAACGACGAGATGATCTTCATGGACTTCTCTGATTTTTTGGACATAGGTCGTTTGGGGAAGATGTAAATGCTCGGCAATACCAGGCCCTACCTGGGCGGTATCTCCGTCAATGGCCATTTTCCCGCAAAAAATGATATCCGGTTTACCAATTTTTTCAATGGCTTTGGCCAGCGAATAGGAAGTAGCCCAAGTATCGGCACCTGCAAACGCCCGGTCACTGATCAGTATTGCTTCATCCGCTCCCATCGCTAGACATTTGCGCAGCGCAGATACAGCCTGCGGCGGTCCCATGGTTAGGACGGTCACTTTACCGCCGTATTGTTCTTTGATTTTGATAGCAGCTTCAGTAGCATATTCGTCAAACGGATTCACGATACTCGGAACACCGTCACGGATTAACGTGTTTTTAACCGGATCAATCTTTACTTCGGTAGTATCAGGCACTTGTTTAATACAAACAACAATTTCCACTTTCTTATCCTTTCCTTGCATGGCTTTTTACCTTAATACAAAAAACTGTAATTATTGTATAAAGAGTACTTAAGTCCCCCTTCTAAGCAAATATTGTCAGTTTTACCTCATAGTTTTAAAATAGTGAATATTTTCACAAATTTATTTTTAGAGTTTAAGCCTTATTTCAGTATTTATTTTATTTGTATATACCGTTATATATTACTTGTCAAAATGATATCAGAAAGTGAAGAATAACACAAGCGAATTTTGATGTTTTTTGGGGATTATTGAAACTTTTTGTTACAAGGCTGGAATTCTTCTTGTTATAGTATTTCCTTCACATCGAAGTGAGCATTTTTTAAGATATCATAAATTTCCTCAAGTGGGGTCGATGCTACCTCCCGGTACATTCTTCTGGTATACAGATGCCGGGCATTCGGAAAAATATTTTTGATGCTCCGCCTCAGCTTATTTCCCGGCTCATCTGCATCGACCAGCACATAAATTTCATCGTATTTTTCTTCGTCAATGAGCCTTTCAAGGTTCGTTTGATTAATGGTACCGTATGTACAAATGATTTCGACAGGTTCACTCAGTACCTTCAGCAGCTGCTCCCGGTCTGTCTTCCCTTCAACGATAATAGCTTTATTCATATCATCACTTCTTCTGTCCAAGATTTGTTCGGCTAATGTCCTTTATCCCGTATCCGGCATTCTTGACCTGCATTATATGTTTCTCTTATTATAAATCATTTATTAAATATCATTATAAATAATCCGGGTTTCCCCGGATTATGATCAAGATCTTCAGTTCAGGAATGGCTGGGTTTGTCGGCTTGCGTCTGTTGGATATTACGTTCCTTTTGAACATCATAGTCTGTAAAATGTGGATCACTTACCGTCAGAGACGATTTGGCTCTTGCATTTTTTTTATGTTTTCCCATGCCGGCTGTCCTTTCGTTGTCTTTTCTTTAGTGGCCCATATCCAGAGTATATCCTTCCTGATTCGAGTCTATGCTTGGTTTCTCACTGTAAATCATTTCTGAATAAGAGAAAACCCCGGATAATTTTTGAGGTTTTCTTGATTACTTTAATATTTATTTAGCCTTTAACATCGTAATGTCTTCAATATTTATTGCCGTGGTTTGCATTAGCATATCAAGTTTTCTATGTACTCCCCTGTTATCAGTCCGTAAAGCTGTCATATCGGATTGCATTTTTTCTTGGTTGTCTTTGATTTCTTTTAATTCTAGAAGAATCAAGTCAAGTTTATCCATTTGGTTACAACTCCTTTGTCATAGCGTATCACATAACTGTGTAAAACTAAAGGTATTTTACATCTTCGATGCTTGATTTTTTAAAACAGGTATGATAAATTGTATAAGTGCTTCACGGAAGCATGCTTTTTGTCGGGGCGTAGCTCAGTTTGGTAGAGCGCTACCTTGGGGTGGTAGAGGCCGCACGTTCAAATCGTGTCGCTCCGACCAGATAATTCTAAGCCTTTAGGGGCTTTTTTTATTAGAGAAAATGGCTAGGAATTAATTTATAATGCGATCTAGAAACTATTTTTTGTGGATTGCCGTTATTATTTAGAATCTACCTATTGTAAACGACAATCCACGTGATGCTATTTCTTAATAAATAAACTGGGTTGTTTAAACACGCTCAATGCTTTAAAAAGATTTGATTTAAATAAGGATTTAAGAAATTTAACTTTTTGTTTACAATCATGCTTTTCTGGACATTTACCTTTTTGGGGTATTCCACATATAATACCTTTAGGTTCAGCTTTGGCTGTAGCAACAAATGATAAAGGAATTTCAACACAAATCTTTTGATTAACGAGAAAAACACAAGCTTTTTTGAGTTTGCAACGACGTTTCTTAGTCATTGAGCCATCCTTACAAAATACTTTAATATCGCCAACTTTTATATCTGGTGTAACCGTTACTTCTGCTTGCACACATACTGTTTCATGAATAGTTGATGGACAACCAACAGGTTGATGATCCATATTTTGACTCGATACAGAAGATTGATCTCTTTTAGAACTTTCATTAATATAAGCTTCCATTTGCATCCTCCTTTCATTACATAATATGCAAAAAAAAACAACTGGGACAAACGTTGTTAATAATTATTTATATATTGTTAAACAGCTCAACACTCCAGAAAAATTTGATCAGCTCTTTGCAATCAGTTCAATTTTACGTACTCCCTCAAGTTCCCCGAGGTTTGACACCAGGCTTTCCACAGTTTCTTCCATCTTTTCTGTTTCAATCGAAATGGAGACATTGGCAATCCCCTGCAGCGGGATTCCCTGATTGATGGTAATGATATTTCCAGAGACAGAGGCAACATAGTTTAAAACATTCGACAAAATCCCTGCTTTGTCCATCAGCAGCAAGGACAGCGTAATCATCTTTTCTTTACTTGCTTCATAAAACGGAAAAACTCCGTCTTTATATTTATAAAATGCGCTCCGGCTGATTTCGACCCTCTCACAGGCTTCATTTACGGTCAGCACATCAAATTTCGCCAAAAGTTCTTTAGCCTGAGCTGTTCTCGTAATCGCCTCAGGAAGAATCTCCTTGCTTACCAACAGAAAATCTTTTTTCTGTTTGCTCACACAATTCAGCTCCCAACTTTATTAGTATGCTGTTTTATCTATTATAATCATTTTCTGACGGTTTTGACAACCAGATTAGTCAAAGAAAGAGAAAGCCTAATGTAGGCTTTCTCTTTCTTTCAAAAAACGAATATAAAAATCTGTCCATGCACCTGTAGTGGCCTTGAAAGGCCTTCAGCAAAATGGTCTCTTTATCCCTTTAAATCGTATCTCTCCTTTAAATCAGATCTATATTCGCCCCTAAATGATGATGCAGATCAGACCGCCATGCCCCTCGTTCACAATCCGTTGAAGTGTATCCTGTAGTTTGATCTGGACATTATCCGGCATTTTGTAAAGCTTGTTTTGAATTCCTTCCCTGACCAAGTCATGCAGGGACTTTCCGAAAATATTGGATCCCCATACCTTCTTCGGGTCAGACTCAAAATCTTCCAACATATACTTGACAAGTTCCTCCGCCTGCTTTTCGGTACCGATCAGCGGTGTAATCTCCGTCGTCACATCTGCTCTCAGAATATGCAGGGATGGAGCACTCGCTTTTAGCTTAATCCCATAATGGCCGCCCGATTTAATCAGTTCAGGCTCTTCTAGGAACATTTCGTCCAGTTGGGGTGTGACGACACCATAACCGTTTGTTCTGACTTCTTCAAAAGCTTTCGAGAGTTTATCCCATTCTTTCTTGGCTTTGCTGTAATCCAAAATCATTCTTAAAAGGGTATGATCCCCTTCAATATTAATTCCTGTCAGCTGTTCCAAGACTTGTTTAAATAGATCTTTTTCGGTGGTGATCTCGATTTCGGCATGGCCTGTTCCGAGATCAGTCTCTTTCAGAATAATATCTTTGGAATGCGGACATTCAGACAATATCTCCAAGGCATGATCAATATCCCTGATCCGCTTGATGTCCCCGACCGATTTTTGAATAACTTCCTCAAATTCGGCCCGAATTGGATGGGAAAGATCCAGTTCTTCAACCCATTTGGGAAGTTCAATATTGACTTCCGCAACCGGGAACTCATACAGAATTTCCTCAAGTATCTGAGAAATGTCATTTAAGTTCATTTCCATGCAGTCTACTGGAATGACTGGTACCTGGTATGCCTGTTCCAAACCGCGGCACAGCTCCATGGTGCTTTCTGCGTAGGGTTTAGTGGTATTCAGCAGCAGAATAAATGGTTTGCCTATTTCCTTCAATTCAGAAACGACCCGCTGTTCTGCCTCAAGATAATTTTCTCTCGAGATTTCAGATATCGATCCGTCTGTCGTGATAGCGATGCCTAGGGTAGAATGATCAGTAATCACTTTGCGGGTACCGATTTCAGCCGCTTCCTCAAAAGGAATGGGTTCGTCATTCCAGGGGGTATGAACCATTCGCGGCTCATCTTCTTCCCCCTCATAACCAAGTGCACCATTCACAGCGTATCCAACACAATCTACCATTCTGACATTCATGTGAATCGTATCCTTCAAAATAACTTCAACCGCCTCAGAAGGAATAAACTTGGGTTCCGTCGTTGTGATCCGGCGGCCCGCACCGCTTTGTGGAAGCTCATCCCGTGCTCTTTCCCGCTCAAATACATTGACTATGTTCGGCAAGACCAGGAGTTCCATGAAACGTTTAATAAATGTAGATTTTCCAGTCCTGACGGGACCGACAACACCGAAATAAATATCCCCTCCTGTCCTTTCAGCAATATCGCTGAAAATATCATAGTTTTGCATAGATCTTTTCCCTCCCTTTTAGTGTGCTGTCCTTCCAGCAAGGACCTGAAATCTACTTTTTTTGCTTGTTTTGTCTTCTCACACTTAACAACAGGACTAGCACCTCAAGCATTATATTTATATTGAAGAAATAATGAAATTATGTCTAAATTATTTATCCATTTTTTCTGAGGACTCAAGAATATCTTCCGCTATTTGCAATACATATAGGCAAGAACACAGTATTCACAACAAAACGGAGGTGTGCTGAATATGATTTCGTCGCTGTTAATCATTATTGGAACAATCATCATGCTTATGCTCGGGATCTTCGTCCTGGTATTATGTATCAAACTCGGATTTCTTTGTCACAAGGCATTAGAAATATATATTGTGAAAAACAGCCAGGAGGATGAACCGTATCAGATCTCAGGGCGCGTCAAAGCAAAATAAACTAAACTAAAAGAAGTAAGTAAAGCAAAAAGCTGCCAACAAATTTGTCAGCAGCCTAATACCTTCTCACTCTAAAATGCATGTAAGTATCTCATGACTAATCCCAAGACTTAACGTCCTAATATCCCCATATCCTCTGTTTCATGTTTTTTGCCTCTCATCATGAGGTTCTCAAGTGCTTCGCTAGGACTAAGCCCTTCAAACAATACTTTGTAGGCCTGTTCAGTGATCGGCATCGAAATACCGTACTTTTTGCTTAGCTCAAAAGCGACTTTTGTCGCGCGGACGCCTTCCACGACCATGCCGACTTCCCTCAGGACTTCATCGAGCGGCTTGCCGGCACCCAGTGCCCTTCCTGCCCGCAGGTTCCGACTGTGCAGGCTTGTGCAGGTCACAATAAGATCCCCTATTCCGGCTAAACCGTAAAAAGTTTCAGTCTGACCGCCCATGGCCACCCCGAGCCGGGTCATTTCAGCAAGACCCCTGGTCATTAAGGCTGCTTTGGTATTGTCTTTCGGGTTCATCCCATCAAGGATACCGGTACAGAGCGCAATAATATTTTTGAGCGATCCGCCCATCTCAACACCGATCATGTCAAGATTTGTGTACACTCTGAATTTCGGAGTCATGATCAGATCCTGAATGATTTCGGCCACTTTGATATCCTTGGCGGCAACGGCGACGGCGGTGACAACATCTCTGCCGACTTCCTCAGCATGGCTCGGGCCAGATAATACCGCGATCGGATGGTCCGGCAGTTCTTCCTCAATTACCTGAGAAAGCCTTAAGCCCGTATTTTCTTCGAGTCCTTTGGCCGTATTGATGATAATGCAGCCGGGTCTTAAGTATGGCTTGATCAGACGTGCACTTTCTCTGACCGCGTGGGAAGGTACGCTGATGAAAACGGCTTCCGCATCGATTTCTTTTAAGTCCGTTGTAGGGGTAATCTCGTCCGGCAAAAAGCACCCTGGTAGATATTGTGTGTTCTCTTTTTTTCTTTTCATCAACTCAATTTCATCTGAAAAGATCCCGATAAGAGAAACCTTATGCCCTGCCCTGACTAGCAGAAGAGAAATTGCTGTTCCCCAGCTTCCTGAACCAAATACTGCAATTTTTTTCACTTTTTTCACTCCCCTTTATTTTTACCAAACTTAGCTTCAGTCCCGTTAAGGATCCTTTTGATATTGGACTGATGCAGGAAAATCACTGTTGAGGCGCCTAGCAAGGCTAGTACTTTATAAGCAAGCGGCTCCTGAAAAACAAAAGCCATGATAATCACAGTAACTGCAGCTAGAATTGATCCCAACGAAACGTACCTGCTTACGAACACAACTAGAATAAAAACCATCAGGGCAACAATCGTTACCTCCGGAATCAGAACAACAATGACGCCCAACCCGCAGGCAGCGCCTTTACCGGTTCGCTGAAAGCCAAAATACGGATTGAAGCTATGTCCGAGCATCGCAAGCAGACCACCGGCAATGCCGCCCCAGGGGCCAAAGACTAGCCAGCAAAGGTAAGCTGCAAGGCCTCCTTTAAGCGCATCCGCAGCCAGTACGCCAATTCCCCACAATGGGCCCAGAACGCGGAAGGTGTTTGTGGCTCCCATATTGCCGCTTCCATGCTTCCGGACATCTATATTTTTGATCTTGCCTGCCAGAAAAGCGGATGGTAAGGCGCCCAGAAGATAAGCAAGCAAAAAAATCAGATACGCAAACATAATAACACTTTCTCCTCTTTTCTCTTACTGTCAATTATTGTTTTTCTTCATCTCTTTTTCGCATGATCATTCTGATTGGTGAACCTTCAAAACCAAAGTTCTTACGCAGCTGATTTTCCAGATAACGCTTATACGAAAAGTGAACAAGCTCCGGATCATTCACAAAGAATATAAAGGTCGGGGGCTGAACACTGCTTTGCGTTGCATATAAAATCTTTAACCGTACACCTTTATCCGACGGAGGCGGATTCAGATGCACCCATTCCCGGAGCAGATTGTTTAAGGTGCTGGTCGAGATACGCCTGCTGGTCTGCTCCGCAACAAATTCCACCAGATCCATGATCTTGTTGATTCTTTGGCCTGTCTTGGCCGAAACAAACTGCGTCGGTGCATAAAGGACAAAAGCCAGCTCTTCCCGAATATCTTTTTCATATTTATTGATGGTTTTCTCATCTTTGATCACAAGATCCCATTTATTGATAACGAGGATGAGACCTTTTCCTGCTTCATGTGCATAGCCGACAATTTTCTTGTCCTGGTCTGTTACGCCTTCGATGGCATTGATCACCATCAGTACGACATCCGACCTGTCCACAGCCCGGAAAGAGCGCACCACGCTGTAGTTTTCCGTGACTTCGGAGATTTTTTTCTTGCGCCTGATGCCGGCCGTGTCGATTAATACATAATTTCTGTCTTCATAGGTAAATGGGGTATCAATTGCATCCCGGGTTGTCCCTGGTATGTCACTGACAATGACCCGTTCCTCCCCAAGCAGCATATTGACAATCGATGATTTGCCGACATTCGGTCTGCCAATCACGGCGATTTTAACCACATCCGGGTCATAGTCGGCCTCGGCATCTTCCGGCAGGACCGAAATAAGCGTATCGAGGAGATCCCCGGTATTCATGCCGTGAACGGCCGAAACCGGAATCGCATCACCGAAGCCCAGCGGCAGAAATTCATGGGCCTCTGCCTCAAACCTGTTAAATTTTTCTACTTTATTCGCGACCAGCAATACCGGTTTGCTCGATTTTCGCAGATATCTGGCGATCTGCTGATCATCCGGCGTAATTCCGGATTTGGCATCGACAA
This window contains:
- a CDS encoding NAD(P)H-dependent glycerol-3-phosphate dehydrogenase: MKKIAVFGSGSWGTAISLLLVRAGHKVSLIGIFSDEIELMKRKKENTQYLPGCFLPDEITPTTDLKEIDAEAVFISVPSHAVRESARLIKPYLRPGCIIINTAKGLEENTGLRLSQVIEEELPDHPIAVLSGPSHAEEVGRDVVTAVAVAAKDIKVAEIIQDLIMTPKFRVYTNLDMIGVEMGGSLKNIIALCTGILDGMNPKDNTKAALMTRGLAEMTRLGVAMGGQTETFYGLAGIGDLIVTCTSLHSRNLRAGRALGAGKPLDEVLREVGMVVEGVRATKVAFELSKKYGISMPITEQAYKVLFEGLSPSEALENLMMRGKKHETEDMGILGR
- a CDS encoding ACT domain-containing protein — protein: MSKQKKDFLLVSKEILPEAITRTAQAKELLAKFDVLTVNEACERVEISRSAFYKYKDGVFPFYEASKEKMITLSLLLMDKAGILSNVLNYVASVSGNIITINQGIPLQGIANVSISIETEKMEETVESLVSNLGELEGVRKIELIAKS
- the der gene encoding ribosome biogenesis GTPase Der; the encoded protein is MSKPVVAIVGRPNVGKSTLFNRIVGGLVAIVENTSGVTRDRLYFDAEWLGRKFTLIDTGGIEFKDETTPLSSKMKQQAEIAVDEADVIMFLVDAKSGITPDDQQIARYLRKSSKPVLLVANKVEKFNRFEAEAHEFLPLGFGDAIPVSAVHGMNTGDLLDTLISVLPEDAEADYDPDVVKIAVIGRPNVGKSSIVNMLLGEERVIVSDIPGTTRDAIDTPFTYEDRNYVLIDTAGIRRKKKISEVTENYSVVRSFRAVDRSDVVLMVINAIEGVTDQDKKIVGYAHEAGKGLILVINKWDLVIKDEKTINKYEKDIREELAFVLYAPTQFVSAKTGQRINKIMDLVEFVAEQTSRRISTSTLNNLLREWVHLNPPPSDKGVRLKILYATQSSVQPPTFIFFVNDPELVHFSYKRYLENQLRKNFGFEGSPIRMIMRKRDEEKQ
- a CDS encoding electron transfer flavoprotein subunit beta/FixA family protein, with the protein product MEIVVCIKQVPDTTEVKIDPVKNTLIRDGVPSIVNPFDEYATEAAIKIKEQYGGKVTVLTMGPPQAVSALRKCLAMGADEAILISDRAFAGADTWATSYSLAKAIEKIGKPDIIFCGKMAIDGDTAQVGPGIAEHLHLPQTTYVQKIREVHEDHLVVERAFEGGFEVIKVQLPAVIAVDKAIGEPRYPSVKGSIKASRMPVSTWSAADIEAPAEKTGLNGSCTQVMQIFTPEVKIQSELLKGETDEQLCNLLIKKLQAAEIV
- the plsY gene encoding glycerol-3-phosphate 1-O-acyltransferase PlsY, whose protein sequence is MFAYLIFLLAYLLGALPSAFLAGKIKNIDVRKHGSGNMGATNTFRVLGPLWGIGVLAADALKGGLAAYLCWLVFGPWGGIAGGLLAMLGHSFNPYFGFQRTGKGAACGLGVIVVLIPEVTIVALMVFILVVFVSRYVSLGSILAAVTVIIMAFVFQEPLAYKVLALLGASTVIFLHQSNIKRILNGTEAKFGKNKGE
- the spoIVA gene encoding stage IV sporulation protein A — its product is MQNYDIFSDIAERTGGDIYFGVVGPVRTGKSTFIKRFMELLVLPNIVNVFERERARDELPQSGAGRRITTTEPKFIPSEAVEVILKDTIHMNVRMVDCVGYAVNGALGYEGEEDEPRMVHTPWNDEPIPFEEAAEIGTRKVITDHSTLGIAITTDGSISEISRENYLEAEQRVVSELKEIGKPFILLLNTTKPYAESTMELCRGLEQAYQVPVIPVDCMEMNLNDISQILEEILYEFPVAEVNIELPKWVEELDLSHPIRAEFEEVIQKSVGDIKRIRDIDHALEILSECPHSKDIILKETDLGTGHAEIEITTEKDLFKQVLEQLTGINIEGDHTLLRMILDYSKAKKEWDKLSKAFEEVRTNGYGVVTPQLDEMFLEEPELIKSGGHYGIKLKASAPSLHILRADVTTEITPLIGTEKQAEELVKYMLEDFESDPKKVWGSNIFGKSLHDLVREGIQNKLYKMPDNVQIKLQDTLQRIVNEGHGGLICIII
- a CDS encoding toprim domain-containing protein; the encoded protein is MNKAIIVEGKTDREQLLKVLSEPVEIICTYGTINQTNLERLIDEEKYDEIYVLVDADEPGNKLRRSIKNIFPNARHLYTRRMYREVASTPLEEIYDILKNAHFDVKEIL